The Aethina tumida isolate Nest 87 chromosome 6, icAetTumi1.1, whole genome shotgun sequence genome has a segment encoding these proteins:
- the LOC109602625 gene encoding flap endonuclease GEN, whose amino-acid sequence MGIKHLWPILAPYCERKPLFELQGKTVAVDLSCWICEAQNIAEYQVQPRMYLRNLYFRTCYMLLMEIQPVFVLEGKAPELKYETIAARNAIQFKGAKPKTDKTKSGKDRSRFNHVLKQCAQMLEYLGIACIQGKGEAESLCAYLNEDGLVDGCISQDSDCFAYGAKVVYRNFSISQQGAHAASGGAVDVYDIDKVNKSLDFGRNKLVAMALILGSDYSDGVHGVGKDSIVKFFENISDHEVLDRLRSWRNNEATYREYERQLNDKNVCTSCGHYGKVQGHTKYGCNSCGTTEGCSSDHKEKRAIIKTELSIRSKSLLDPEFPDETLIKEFMERKDNVSSLNLKWKQPDLLKFVQFAVKFLTWDEVYAFEKILPILTRWQVSNPQIIRNNPKNILTPDRIKKARTPKGVPSYEIIWSDPNEYFRSVIPEDKLVTQDLEKLWSTIEPQGLVEQTYPDLVEVFVQSKAKPKKVAKRKKKTTVDDLGEMLQNTSITETKPKKPRKPRRMKKEAEKENLEMQALEGSFSEMAIEKPKQKSIDAFFKKAVVNNALKLSNNESTPLKSKVEAFNPELSFDPDMSRFGDEDDNDVSDIIDNIISKKPDYLKNLKLHDITPPKQETEPHKQEITTSSFFVQNLEEEDVFEKTFNLITNEKSDELEVDEEETENTSSENKGVDVKSSDDTDDSFNIEYVPLFERIKRKQLI is encoded by the exons atgggtATTAAACACCTATGGCCAATATTGGCACCTTACTGTGAGAGGAAACCACTGTTTGAACTGCAAGGCAAAACTGTAGCAGTAGATTTATCCTGTTGGATATGTGAAGCCCAAAACATTGCTGAATATCAAGTACAACCACGAATGTATCTAAG GAATTTATACTTTCGAACTTGCTACATGCTGTTGATGGAAATACAGCCTGTTTTTGTCCTAGAGGGAAAAGCACCAGAGCTTAAATACGAAACTATAGCTGCAAGGAACGCCATACAGTTTAAAG gAGCAAAACCTAAAACTGATAAAACCAAAAGTGGAAAAGACAGAAGCAGGTTTAATCATGTGTTGAAACAGTGTGCACAAATGCTTGAATATCTGGGTATTGCTTGTATACAGGGAAAAGGGGAAGCTGAATCATTGTGTGCATATTTAAATGAGGATGGG TTGGTGGATGGATGTATAAGTCAGGACTCTGATTGTTTTGCTTATGGGGCCAAAGTGGTGTACaggaatttttcaatttctcaaCAAGGGGCTCATGCTGCATCTGGAGGAGCTGTTGATGTGTATGACATTGACAAAGTGAATAAATCATTAG ATTTCGGTAGGAACAAATTGGTCGCCATGGCTCTGATACTGGGCAGCGATTACAGCGACGGAGTGCACGGTGTGGGCAAAGACTCCATTGTCAAGTTCTTTGAGAACATATCCGACCACGAAGTGCTGGACCGGTTGAGGAGTTGGCGCAACAATGAAGCGACTTACAGGGAGTACGAACGACAACTGAACGACAAGAATGTTTGCACAAGTTGCGGTCACTATGGCAAAGTCCAAGGCCACACCAAATATG GCTGTAATTCCTGTGGCACAACCGAGGGATGCAGCTCAGACCACAAGGAAAAAAGGGCTATAATAAAAACTGAGCTCAGCATACGTTCCAAGTCGCTGCTAGATCCGGAGTTTCCGGACGAGACACTCATAAAAGAGTTTATGGAGAGGAAGGACAACGTGTCgtccttaaatttaaaatggaagcAACctgatttattaaagtttgtt CAATTCgccgttaaatttttaacttgggACGAAGTGTACGCCTTTGAAAAAATCCTCCCCATTCTAACCAGATGGCAAGTCTCCAATCCGCAAATAATCCGAAACAACCCCAAAAATATCCTGACCCCAGACAGGATTAAAAAGGCAAGAACCCCAAAAGGAGTCCCCAGCTACGAAATCATCTGGTCAGATCCCAACGAGTACTTCCGGTCAGTCATCCCGGAAGATAAACTGGTAACGCAAGACTTGGAAAAACTGTGGTCGACCATCGAGCCCCAAGGACTGGTCGAACAAACTTATCCCGACCTGGTGGAGGTCTTCGTTCAATCCAAAGCCAAACCGAAGAAGGTCGCCAAAAGGAAAAAGAAGACAACGGTGGACGACCTCGGAGAGATGTTGCAGAACACTTCGATCACCGAAACCAAACCCAAGAAGCCCAGAAAGCCGAGACGTATGAAAAAGGAGGCGGAGAAGGAAAATCTGGAGATGCAAGCGTTGGAGGGTAGTTTCAGCGAAATGGCGATTGAGAAACCCAAACAGAAGAGTATCGATGCCTTTTTCAAGAAAGCTGTCGTCAATAACGCATTGAAGTTGTCCAACAATGAGTCCACTCCGTTAAAAAGTAAAGTCGAGGCCTTTAATCCGGAGTTGTCGTTTGATCCGGATATGTCCAGGTTTGGCGATGAAGATGATAACGATGTGTCTgatataatagataatataatCAGCAAAAAACcggattatttgaaaaatttaaagctaCATGACATAACTCCACCAAAACAGGAAACTGAACCTCACAAACAGGAAATTACAACCTCCAGTTTCTTTGTTCAAAATCTGGAGGAGGAAGATGTTTTTGAAAAGACcttcaatttaattacgaaTGAAAAAAGTGACGAATTAGAAGTGGATGAAGAAGAAACAGAAAACACAAGTAGTGAAAATAAAGGAGTTGATGTAAAAAGTAGTGATGATACTGATGACAgctttaatattgaatatgttCCTTTGTTTGaaagaattaaaagaaaacagcTCATATAA
- the LOC109602627 gene encoding uncharacterized protein LOC109602627, translated as MSRGRTDSTTKIFVGSLAPNVTTEELRGLFSSYGAIVECDISKKCGFLHMENEQLAEQAIEDLNGTEFMGRVITVERGRDKPKRPMRGGKDRGGPYARGESEGRKSFGEFERLSQRGTFGRGYGDRRSGGRGYMDRRGAGDSQYEGLCAGTQGGFWDSDYGDDQASGRGYADLFNRSIAVKPRSASFGGRGSAGGYGDGYGDSYGNYGGYGGDNRSGYQSTRGKYGGGRGWQVDNYNDSGNGNGTERGYDSPYSMMQRGGGRSYDSAYPPLPQLRGGRGINRGGNSPVMRRGTPQGRRFQ; from the coding sequence ATGAGTCGCGGACGTACTGACAGCACCACAAAGATCTTCGTGGGCAGCCTGGCTCCGAACGTGACCACCGAAGAGCTGCGTGGCCTGTTTTCGTCCTACGGCGCCATCGTCGAGTGCGACATATCGAAAAAATGCGGCTTCCTGCACATGGAGAACGAGCAGCTAGCCGAGCAGGCGATCGAGGACTTGAACGGTACGGAATTCATGGGTCGCGTTATAACCGTGGAGCGGGGCAGGGACAAGCCCAAGCGTCCGATGCGAGGCGGCAAGGACAGGGGCGGGCCGTACGCGAGGGGCGAATCGGAGGGCAGGAAGTCGTTTGGTGAGTTCGAGAGGCTGTCGCAGAGAGGCACGTTCGGCCGCGGCTACGGCGACAGAAGGAGCGGCGGCAGGGGTTACATGGACAGGCGGGGCGCTGGTGACAGTCAGTACGAAGGACTCTGCGCAGGCACACAGGGTGGGTTCTGGGACAGCGACTACGGCGACGACCAGGCCTCTGGAAGGGGCTATGCGGACCTGTTCAACCGTTCTATAGCGGTTAAGCCGCGTAGCGCCAGTTTCGGAGGGCGCGGATCTGCCGGAGGCTATGGAGACGGTTACGGCGACTCGTACGGCAACTATGGCGGCTACGGGGGCGATAATCGGAGCGGCTACCAAAGCACCAGAGGAAAATACGGAGGCGGACGCGGCTGGCAGGTGGATAATTACAATGACAGTGGCAACGGCAATGGGACTGAACGTGGCTACGATTCCCCCTATTCCATGATGCAGAGGGGCGGCGGACGCTCTTATGACTCGGCGTACCCGCCGTTGCCGCAGCTCAGAGGCGGAAGAGGAATTAATAGAGGAGGCAATTCGCCGGTCATGCGCAGAGGCACACCCCAAGGGCGGAGGTTTCAGTAA
- the LOC109605778 gene encoding vacuolar protein sorting-associated protein 37B encodes MSIEQDCKKLVADLRSRNLSNDELDAIMSSDDKLEELIKGLEQSYIQDIENEKERTIASNNELAEQNLSKEPELAERREKLHNTSVEGEELTKLVKEKTEELRQKTGDMSLETALALLQTAASEMEEESDGVAKKFLDSEVELDDYLDQFLVKRKLMHLRLVKAEKLMKLLSGGVSNYVNAPPLNINTAYFPGIPSNNVIPPYPSSNSVPYPTGPLNMPMPGMNYFQNHF; translated from the exons ATGTCGATAGAACAGGATTGCAAGAAACTGGTGGCCGACTTAAGGAGCAGGAACTTATCGAACGATGAACTGGACGCGATTATGAGCAGTGACGACAAGCTGGAGGAATTAATAAAAGGTCTTGAACAG TCGTACATTCAAGACATCGAAAACGAAAAAGAGAGAACAATTGCCAGCAACAACGAACTAGCTGAGCAAAATTTGTCTAAGGAACCAGAGCTGGCTGAAAGAAGAGAAAAACTACACAACACATCAGTCGAGGGCGAAGAACTGACAAAACTGGTCAAAGAAAAGACTGAAGAACTAA GACAAAAAACTGGTGACATGTCCCTAGAAACAGCGTTAGCTCTCTTACAAACTGCAGCCAGTGAAATGGAGGAGGAATCTGATGGGGTGGCGAAAAAATTCCTAGACAGTGAGGTAGAACTGGACGATTACTTGGACCAGTTCCTGGTGAAGAGGAAACTGATGCATTTGAGGCTAGTGAAGGCGGAAAAACTGATGAAACTTCTCTCAGGTGGTGTTTCAAATTACGTCAACGCACCacctttgaatataaacacagCTTACTTCCCTGGAATACCATCGAATAATGTAATACCACCATATCCTTCATCTAATTCTGTTCCCTATCCAACTGGTCCATTAAACATGCCCATGCCTGGGATGAACTATTTCCAAAATCATTTTTGA